Within the Candidatus Nitrospira nitrificans genome, the region GTCCATGATGCGACACACGGGGGGAGTGGAGTTGGGAGCGACTTCCACCAAGTCATAGCCGCTTTCTTGAGCCTGACGAAAGGCGTCCGGTGTCGGAAGGATGCCGAGTTGTTCTCCCTCCGGGCCAATGACACGAATTTCTCGGACTCGGATCTCACGATTCACGCGCAATTTGGGAACGATAGGCCACCTCTTTTTTAATGTGTGTGTTGAAGTTCTCGCTGTGTATGCGTGACCTCGGCTTGCAGGAGATCCAGCACTTCAGCCACCGTCTTGCTCCCTAAATTCGACCCGCTTCGGCCTCGCACCGAGAGAGTCCCATCTTGCATCTCCCGATTCCCGGCGACCAACATGAACGGGACCTTCGCCTTTTCCGCTTCGCGAATCTTGAACCCGATCTTTTCGTTCCGGAGGTCTGCTTCGGCACGAAAGCCGGCCGCCTTCAATTGCGCCACGACGGCTGCGCTGTAGTCTTGCTGGTGATCGGTGATGTTCATGACGACGGCCTGCACCGGAGCCAGCCAGGGCGGGAACGCGCCTCCGTAATGTTCAATCAGGATACCGAAAAAGCGCTCGATGGATCCCATTAAAGCGCGATGGATCATGATCGGACGATGGGCTTTGCCGTCCTCTCCGATGTAACTTAACTCAAACCGCTCGGGATTGTTGAAATCCACCTGGACCGTGGAACATTGCCATGAACGGCCCAACGCGTCTTTAATCTTAATGTCGATCTTCGGGCCGTAAAAGGCCCCCCCTCCCGGATCAAGGTGAAAGGAGATGTGACGGCTCTTCAAAGCCGCTTCCAATGCGCTGGTGGCCAAGCTCCAATGTTCATCACCACCCACGGATTCTTTGGGCCTGGTGGACAAAAATACTTCAAATTGATGGAAGCCGAATGTCTGTAACACGAAAAATGTAAAGTCCAAGACCCGGCTGACTTCGTGTTCCATTTGATCCGGACGGCAGAAGAGATGGGCATCATCCTGCGTGAATCCGCGCACCCGCATGAGCCCGTGTAAAACACCGGTCCGTTCATAGCGGTAGACCGTTCCCAGTTCTCCATAGCGGATGGGGAGGTCTCGATAGCTGCGCAGGTGAGATTGATAGATCATGATATGGTACGGACAATTCATCGGTTTCAGCTGGTACTCGCTCCCCTCCAGC harbors:
- the thrS gene encoding threonine--tRNA ligase; this encodes MKISVKDGPSGDIQTGVTVGGALSELGVSGQDILAAKVGGAVVDLSSALSGNSVIEPLRFDSAEGREVYRHSSTHLMAQAVKELFPSAQLTIGPALEDSFYYDFAFERPFTPEDLQRIEERAAEIIKRNLTITRREFSKQDAIDFFSSRGEHYKVELIQSFPDGEPITAYTQGDFVDLCRGPHLPTTGVIGAIKLLTTGGAYWRGDERNPMLQRIYGTSFPTQAEVDAYLAKLEEIKRRDHRKVGKDLDLISIQDEIGPGLVLWHPKGATVRLLIENFWREQHIRDGYQLVYSPHTARLDLWKTSGHLDYYRENMFPSMKLEGSEYQLKPMNCPYHIMIYQSHLRSYRDLPIRYGELGTVYRYERTGVLHGLMRVRGFTQDDAHLFCRPDQMEHEVSRVLDFTFFVLQTFGFHQFEVFLSTRPKESVGGDEHWSLATSALEAALKSRHISFHLDPGGGAFYGPKIDIKIKDALGRSWQCSTVQVDFNNPERFELSYIGEDGKAHRPIMIHRALMGSIERFFGILIEHYGGAFPPWLAPVQAVVMNITDHQQDYSAAVVAQLKAAGFRAEADLRNEKIGFKIREAEKAKVPFMLVAGNREMQDGTLSVRGRSGSNLGSKTVAEVLDLLQAEVTHTQRELQHTH